Proteins encoded in a region of the Thermoplasmata archaeon genome:
- a CDS encoding phospholipase D-like domain-containing protein, whose protein sequence is MGASGCAGSTRRPLTPIARSIIVAFGALVTLLASLLPSLSNPPVIPTAVAAAARGSGGATTIVINEFLPAPRELYDCEWVELYNPGSEPLDIGGWVFDDIGAGGSRPFTIALGTVVAPRGHLLLNSTLTGVHLNNEGDTVRLLDPTGAIVDSFTYATAEYDISFARVPDGGEWRAGVRPTPGSPNGNPPSAEGAGRLLITQVYYHAYSGRRDEYVAVTNPSPHLSVDVSGWRLTDGDSYARFPDGTAISPGAMLFVTGSASDFLHDTALLPDFETLNTTPSVPEATKSGSWPSLSNNGGRIELWDAMGGLIDVFVWGKEYHGAGWTGKPSPLTGAGMVARRALDPAGRWLDTNTSLDWPESRVTVVGRSELSWDIFEAEEVVTFVSPDCSFDVVSREIAGARSRVLLALYQLESLRLTESLIDARARGVGVTVLLEGQPVASLTAQEKALAAMLHGAGATLFFMAGDAPSGSGRRYACMHAKYCVIDNETSIVTSENWVPSGIPEDTSYGNRGWGAVVRSRGLASYLTSLFFLDAQPIMRDIVPYTPSDARFAPAPGLPPNSTVPSGGYKATFGPARFSGVRVSPVVSPDTSTLPNASILALLETAADTILIEQLSCSPNWSRNGEDRPNKYLEAVVAAARRGVRVRVLLDASFPQSSGVNEDVANELNYLALRENLDLEARVARVPGIQSLHNKGLVVDGGRALVSSLNWVGSAALDNRELGLIIEGEGPASYFEEVFWLDWNLTGGTGGRGGRGETAPVWGLPCPVILIAGVAVAVLASVTVGLRRKHRRR, encoded by the coding sequence ATGGGAGCCTCTGGTTGCGCGGGAAGTACTCGCAGACCATTAACGCCCATTGCTAGGTCTATTATCGTTGCTTTTGGAGCGCTCGTCACTCTCCTCGCCTCACTATTGCCGTCGCTCTCCAACCCCCCGGTGATTCCCACGGCCGTCGCTGCTGCCGCGCGCGGATCGGGTGGGGCAACCACTATCGTAATCAACGAGTTCCTTCCCGCGCCCCGGGAGCTGTACGACTGCGAGTGGGTCGAGCTCTACAATCCGGGGAGCGAGCCCTTGGACATCGGGGGCTGGGTCTTCGATGACATCGGAGCCGGAGGCTCGAGGCCGTTCACGATAGCCTTGGGCACCGTCGTGGCCCCCCGGGGCCATCTGCTCCTCAACAGCACCCTGACGGGCGTCCACCTGAACAACGAAGGCGACACTGTCCGCTTGCTAGACCCGACAGGAGCTATTGTCGACAGCTTCACCTACGCCACCGCCGAATACGACATCTCATTCGCAAGGGTCCCAGACGGGGGGGAGTGGAGGGCGGGGGTCCGGCCGACGCCCGGGTCCCCCAATGGAAATCCCCCATCAGCGGAGGGTGCGGGTCGATTGCTGATAACACAGGTCTATTACCACGCTTACTCCGGGAGAAGGGACGAGTACGTGGCCGTCACCAACCCCTCCCCGCACCTATCGGTAGACGTCAGTGGCTGGAGGCTCACGGATGGGGACTCCTACGCTCGCTTCCCCGACGGAACGGCGATTTCCCCCGGCGCAATGCTGTTCGTGACCGGCAGTGCGTCTGATTTCCTCCACGATACCGCCCTCCTCCCAGATTTTGAAACACTGAACACCACGCCCTCGGTTCCTGAGGCGACGAAATCGGGGAGCTGGCCGAGTCTGAGCAACAACGGTGGACGCATCGAGCTCTGGGATGCGATGGGTGGGCTCATCGACGTCTTTGTCTGGGGAAAGGAGTACCACGGCGCGGGCTGGACGGGAAAGCCTTCTCCGCTCACCGGCGCGGGGATGGTGGCCAGGAGGGCGCTGGACCCCGCGGGCCGCTGGCTCGACACCAACACATCGTTGGACTGGCCCGAATCGAGGGTGACCGTTGTCGGGCGCTCGGAGCTGTCCTGGGATATTTTCGAGGCGGAGGAAGTCGTCACCTTCGTCTCCCCCGACTGCTCTTTTGATGTGGTCTCTCGAGAAATCGCCGGGGCCCGCTCGAGGGTCCTTCTCGCCCTCTACCAGCTCGAGAGCCTGCGGCTGACGGAATCGCTGATTGACGCCCGGGCAAGGGGCGTCGGGGTGACCGTCCTTCTGGAGGGACAGCCCGTTGCCAGCCTCACGGCGCAGGAAAAGGCGCTGGCGGCGATGCTGCACGGAGCCGGGGCCACCCTTTTCTTCATGGCAGGGGACGCTCCCAGTGGTTCCGGCCGGAGATACGCATGCATGCACGCCAAGTACTGTGTCATAGATAACGAGACCAGCATCGTCACGTCTGAGAACTGGGTTCCCTCCGGAATTCCAGAAGACACGAGCTATGGGAACAGGGGCTGGGGAGCGGTCGTCAGGTCCCGTGGGCTAGCGAGCTACCTCACCAGCCTCTTTTTCCTCGACGCCCAGCCCATCATGAGGGACATCGTCCCCTACACGCCCAGCGACGCGAGGTTCGCCCCCGCGCCCGGCCTCCCTCCCAACTCGACAGTCCCGTCAGGCGGCTACAAAGCCACATTCGGGCCCGCGCGCTTCTCCGGCGTCCGGGTCTCGCCCGTGGTCTCCCCAGACACCTCGACGCTTCCCAACGCGTCTATACTCGCCCTCCTCGAGACCGCCGCCGACACCATACTCATCGAGCAGCTCTCGTGCTCGCCCAACTGGAGCCGCAATGGTGAGGACCGGCCCAATAAATACCTGGAGGCGGTCGTTGCGGCCGCCAGACGCGGCGTGAGGGTCAGGGTGCTGCTCGACGCGAGCTTTCCGCAGTCCTCCGGGGTGAACGAGGATGTTGCGAACGAGCTGAACTACCTCGCGCTGAGGGAGAATCTGGACCTCGAGGCCAGAGTCGCGCGCGTTCCGGGGATCCAATCTCTTCACAACAAGGGGCTCGTTGTGGACGGTGGGAGGGCGCTGGTATCCAGCCTGAACTGGGTCGGGAGCGCGGCGCTGGACAACAGGGAGCTCGGGCTGATAATCGAGGGGGAGGGCCCCGCCTCCTATTTCGAGGAGGTGTTCTGGCTCGACTGGAACCTGACCGGCGGGACCGGCGGGCGGGGGGGCCGAGGGGAGACCGCCCCAGTCTGGGGTCTGCCGTGCCCCGTGATTCTGATTGCAGGGGTGGCGGTGGCGGTCCTAGCGAGCGTCACCGTCGGTCTCCGGCGAAAGCACCGAAGGCGATAG
- a CDS encoding NAD(P)-dependent glycerol-1-phosphate dehydrogenase, translating into MPDFKKAKAMVFPRKVVAGHNVLDQISDMARDFGLKGTALVVTGPQTFRIAGKPIADYLKDSGYDAHVLETGPATMENVENVTKAAEEVKASFIVGVGGGSKIDLAKASAHRLYLPFISVPTSASHDGLASPKASIKDQGSPTSVDAVMPVGILADTNVIAKAPYRYLASGCADIIANTTALLDWQLAARLRGEEFSSTAYAISKMGAETILDSVDIIKKNLVESVWIAIKPMISSGLSMSIAGSSRPTSGSEHLFSHAIDRIAPGRALHGEQCGVGTIMMMYLHGGDWKRIRSALAELGAPVTAAQLNLTREELIQALTTAHSIRPERYTILGDRGLLPEAAEKVATLTGVL; encoded by the coding sequence ATGCCCGACTTCAAGAAAGCCAAGGCCATGGTCTTTCCGCGCAAGGTGGTCGCGGGCCACAACGTATTGGACCAGATCTCGGACATGGCCAGGGACTTCGGTCTCAAGGGGACCGCGCTCGTGGTCACCGGCCCCCAGACGTTCAGAATCGCGGGCAAGCCCATCGCGGACTATCTAAAGGACAGCGGATACGACGCCCATGTGCTCGAGACGGGGCCCGCCACGATGGAGAACGTGGAGAATGTCACAAAAGCGGCGGAGGAGGTGAAGGCCTCATTCATTGTGGGCGTGGGAGGGGGTAGCAAGATAGACCTGGCAAAGGCCTCCGCGCATAGGCTATACCTGCCCTTCATCAGCGTCCCGACCTCAGCCTCGCACGACGGCCTCGCATCTCCGAAGGCGTCAATCAAGGACCAGGGCTCGCCTACCTCAGTGGACGCCGTCATGCCAGTCGGAATTCTGGCGGATACGAACGTGATAGCCAAGGCACCCTATCGCTACCTAGCGTCGGGCTGCGCCGACATCATCGCCAACACCACCGCCCTGCTCGACTGGCAGCTCGCGGCGAGGCTCAGGGGCGAGGAGTTCTCGAGCACCGCCTACGCGATATCCAAAATGGGCGCGGAGACGATACTGGACTCGGTGGACATAATAAAAAAGAACCTCGTGGAGAGCGTCTGGATTGCGATCAAGCCGATGATATCCTCCGGCCTCTCCATGAGCATCGCTGGCTCGTCACGGCCGACGAGCGGCTCGGAGCACCTGTTCTCCCACGCGATAGATAGAATCGCGCCAGGGAGGGCGCTGCATGGGGAGCAGTGCGGCGTTGGCACCATCATGATGATGTACCTTCACGGGGGGGACTGGAAGCGGATCCGGAGCGCGCTGGCGGAGCTCGGGGCGCCGGTGACGGCGGCCCAGCTCAACCTCACTAGGGAGGAGCTGATTCAGGCGCTGACGACCGCCCACTCCATCCGCCCCGAGAGGTACACGATTCTGGGCGACAGGGGCCTCTTGCCAGAGGCCGCTGAGAAGGTGGCAACGCTGACGGGGGTGCTCTGA
- a CDS encoding DUF63 family protein, with amino-acid sequence MVGSGVALFLVSVGLGCLLLPSLFWEHFVWPYLWGPTEADALGHPIDGITEDYNIVSTLTYAVLLAAALFLIFRAFKKQGVDIDLGYIASLTPFVLYGTLARALEDSFYFSRPTAYFFIAPQIYVLIGLEVVGLSLAHHWLAAAGERRVLTLWLLAAVHTLFFTAGFAGDPLSTPPILATAAVALVTALLSARAIRRREGPPGLPSALTDFGIQCATAPTALTLLWLLLPGSWGPRDGPSATRPWELIVVPVLALTAAVGLWLCLHTLSLRFRRIAPMASGTSFIIILGHMLDAAATYRALDFFGYGEKHVLPEFLIEATGTALMMFPLKALALLLILYIFEVEFGRELERERPLGGLIRAAVLILGLAPGLRDTLRLAMGV; translated from the coding sequence GTGGTTGGCTCTGGTGTGGCGCTCTTCTTGGTTTCGGTCGGGCTCGGGTGCCTCCTCCTGCCCTCCCTTTTTTGGGAGCACTTCGTGTGGCCCTACCTCTGGGGCCCCACAGAAGCGGACGCGCTGGGCCACCCCATCGACGGAATAACCGAAGACTATAATATCGTTAGCACGTTGACCTACGCCGTCCTCCTCGCCGCTGCCCTTTTCCTGATATTCCGGGCATTCAAAAAGCAAGGGGTGGATATCGACCTTGGGTATATCGCCTCCCTGACTCCTTTCGTGCTCTACGGGACCCTCGCCCGCGCCCTTGAGGATTCGTTCTACTTCTCCAGGCCCACGGCCTATTTTTTCATCGCGCCACAGATATACGTTCTCATCGGGCTGGAGGTTGTGGGCCTCTCACTGGCGCACCATTGGCTCGCAGCCGCGGGGGAGCGAAGGGTCCTCACCCTCTGGCTCCTCGCCGCCGTCCACACACTGTTTTTCACGGCCGGCTTCGCCGGAGACCCTCTCTCGACCCCTCCCATACTAGCCACCGCCGCGGTTGCTTTGGTCACCGCATTGCTGAGCGCACGTGCTATACGGCGTAGGGAGGGCCCCCCCGGCCTCCCCAGCGCGCTGACCGATTTCGGCATCCAGTGCGCGACCGCTCCCACGGCCCTCACCCTCCTCTGGCTCCTCTTGCCCGGCTCGTGGGGGCCCCGGGACGGGCCCTCCGCGACGAGACCGTGGGAGCTCATTGTTGTGCCCGTGCTCGCCCTTACCGCCGCCGTTGGCCTCTGGCTCTGCCTCCACACACTGTCCCTGCGGTTCAGGCGCATTGCCCCGATGGCCTCCGGGACAAGCTTCATTATTATTCTGGGCCATATGCTCGACGCCGCGGCCACTTATCGTGCCCTCGACTTTTTCGGCTACGGCGAGAAACACGTCCTTCCCGAATTCCTCATCGAGGCTACGGGCACAGCTCTCATGATGTTCCCGCTCAAGGCACTGGCGCTCCTGCTCATCCTATACATCTTCGAGGTCGAGTTCGGCCGGGAGCTGGAGAGAGAAAGGCCGCTCGGAGGCCTGATTCGCGCCGCTGTTCTCATCCTTGGGCTCGCACCCGGCCTCAGGGACACTCTCAGGCTCGCAATGGGCGTCTGA
- a CDS encoding tetratricopeptide repeat protein — MRLVSKIRWLFVGGKVRTLNRRGTKHFHAGELEEAEEDLREAVRIFPEHEVSHCNLGMVLHSRRKALEAEREFKEAIRLKPDYADAHRELGFLYHKWGRLKEAKREYDEAIRLNPNNASVHINLATLLRDLGDFTGADREYRAALSCPDLDPSTREHLRELLGE, encoded by the coding sequence GTGAGGCTGGTCAGCAAAATCCGCTGGCTCTTCGTCGGCGGAAAGGTCAGGACCCTTAACCGGAGGGGGACGAAGCACTTCCACGCGGGCGAGTTGGAGGAGGCGGAGGAGGACCTTCGCGAGGCGGTCCGGATTTTCCCGGAGCACGAGGTCTCGCACTGCAACCTCGGTATGGTCCTCCATTCTCGGAGAAAGGCGCTCGAGGCCGAAAGGGAGTTCAAGGAGGCTATTCGGCTGAAGCCGGACTATGCCGATGCCCATAGGGAGCTCGGCTTCCTCTACCACAAATGGGGCAGGCTCAAGGAGGCGAAGAGGGAGTACGACGAGGCGATACGCCTCAACCCAAACAACGCCTCCGTCCATATAAACCTGGCCACCCTCCTCAGGGATTTGGGTGATTTTACTGGAGCGGACAGGGAGTACCGCGCCGCCCTGAGCTGCCCAGACCTGGACCCCTCTACACGAGAGCACCTCAGGGAGCTACTGGGCGAGTAA
- a CDS encoding UPF0179 family protein translates to MVAVTLIGERLAREGSVFVFVGPLPECRECRLKTVCFNLEEGRSYIIKSVRSVRHDCRVHDGGVRVVEVEREPIRAAVPPHQALEGTSLVWEERGCDNLGCGYRRLCFPRAARVGERYRVVRVTGFIECPDGRQLKEAALET, encoded by the coding sequence ATGGTCGCTGTCACGCTGATAGGAGAGAGGTTGGCGAGAGAGGGGAGCGTGTTCGTGTTCGTGGGGCCGCTGCCGGAGTGCAGAGAGTGCCGGCTGAAGACCGTGTGTTTCAACCTTGAGGAGGGGCGGAGTTACATCATCAAATCCGTCCGCAGCGTCAGGCATGATTGCAGGGTCCATGATGGAGGCGTGAGGGTGGTGGAGGTCGAGAGGGAGCCGATTCGCGCCGCCGTGCCGCCCCACCAGGCCCTCGAGGGCACAAGTCTGGTCTGGGAGGAGAGAGGCTGCGACAACCTGGGCTGTGGCTACCGAAGGCTTTGCTTCCCTAGGGCCGCGAGGGTGGGGGAAAGGTACAGGGTAGTCAGGGTCACGGGCTTCATCGAGTGCCCCGACGGCCGTCAGCTCAAGGAGGCCGCCCTGGAGACCTGA
- a CDS encoding DASS family sodium-coupled anion symporter has translation MERLLGSGASGDEIDLSDVQNHPPLPPPFMIPNSFRDAASVRNAAAQSRIDRFGEFSRVRTVVRIPSFSPSMQACALVQKYNKSSCQPFYPVGPEKLHEPESDAPPMGDGDSRAGPRGHATRAMGDPDRVRSSDSIENQKKGPGGSQSHEQLPRLLRPLEWVTVEVPARLHEFLYSKRNILICLDAAIAAYLITLVSGQPELVARTLAVFAFAAGCWILEVFPIAITGLMIPVAVSLTGIFTPPRAFSSFAHPVIFLLLGGLVLGRAVSKFGLDKRIAHWMVVRSGGRIDALVLLTVGVVGFISMWMSNTVAVAVLLPVFLTILSSIPEVYQNFKRKLLLSLIICTSLGGMAMLTGSPPNMIAAAQLEHSVGFGFSHWAYYGTPIVLASLAITFVTLKYRYPSPKVTLDISSVAGQKDVSGPMSPEQKRVVGVFGATVALWFFGSEAEVLLGLPPSISSSAIVSVLSVLVLFGMGLLNLRDVTSVQWELIFLLGGGILLGEAMLATGSASIIASAVAAARAFLPEILILALLMLLTLLLTNFISNSATAAIMAPIAFETARALAMSPVPFVMGVGLTASLAFITPVGTTSTAMVYATGLVPKGFLAKNGLLIGVPILIVILAFVWLLPLP, from the coding sequence ATGGAGCGTTTGCTAGGCTCGGGGGCCTCTGGAGATGAGATAGACTTATCAGACGTGCAGAACCACCCTCCTCTACCTCCACCGTTCATGATTCCGAATTCTTTCAGGGATGCCGCATCTGTACGAAATGCGGCAGCCCAATCCAGAATCGACCGATTCGGGGAATTCTCACGTGTCAGAACTGTGGTGAGAATTCCCTCGTTCAGCCCCAGCATGCAGGCGTGCGCTCTGGTCCAAAAATATAACAAATCGAGCTGCCAGCCCTTCTATCCGGTCGGCCCCGAAAAGCTTCATGAGCCCGAGAGCGATGCCCCGCCCATGGGTGATGGTGACAGTCGAGCTGGGCCGCGTGGCCATGCCACACGAGCGATGGGCGATCCCGATCGGGTCCGCTCCTCTGATAGTATTGAGAACCAGAAAAAGGGGCCCGGAGGGAGCCAGTCCCACGAGCAACTCCCTCGCCTTCTCAGGCCGCTCGAGTGGGTGACAGTCGAAGTTCCGGCGAGGCTGCACGAATTCCTCTACTCGAAAAGGAACATCCTCATCTGCCTCGACGCTGCAATCGCCGCATACCTCATTACATTGGTGTCCGGCCAGCCGGAACTCGTCGCCAGAACGCTCGCGGTCTTCGCCTTCGCCGCCGGATGCTGGATTCTCGAGGTCTTCCCCATCGCCATCACGGGCCTGATGATTCCTGTGGCGGTCTCGCTCACTGGTATTTTCACGCCCCCGAGGGCCTTCTCCTCCTTCGCCCACCCCGTGATTTTCCTTCTCCTCGGCGGTCTTGTCCTGGGGCGCGCTGTCAGTAAGTTCGGCCTCGACAAGAGAATCGCTCACTGGATGGTCGTCAGGTCGGGCGGGAGAATTGATGCACTCGTCCTCCTGACGGTCGGGGTCGTGGGCTTCATCAGCATGTGGATGTCGAACACCGTGGCCGTGGCGGTTCTGCTGCCGGTCTTCCTGACGATTCTCTCGTCCATCCCCGAAGTTTACCAGAACTTCAAGAGAAAGCTCCTGCTCAGTCTCATCATATGCACCTCTCTCGGAGGGATGGCGATGCTGACCGGCAGCCCGCCGAACATGATCGCGGCGGCCCAGCTCGAGCACTCGGTCGGCTTCGGCTTCAGCCACTGGGCCTACTACGGCACCCCCATCGTCCTCGCCTCTCTCGCCATCACCTTCGTGACCCTCAAGTACAGATACCCATCGCCAAAGGTGACACTCGACATCAGCTCCGTCGCCGGGCAGAAGGACGTCAGCGGTCCCATGAGCCCGGAGCAGAAGAGGGTCGTCGGCGTCTTCGGCGCCACGGTGGCCCTCTGGTTCTTCGGGAGCGAGGCCGAGGTCCTTCTGGGCCTCCCACCATCGATATCGAGCTCCGCCATCGTCTCCGTTCTCTCGGTGCTCGTACTCTTCGGGATGGGCCTCCTCAACCTGAGGGACGTGACCTCCGTCCAGTGGGAGCTGATATTCCTGCTCGGGGGCGGAATTCTCCTGGGCGAGGCGATGCTCGCCACGGGCAGCGCATCGATAATCGCGTCCGCGGTGGCCGCGGCGAGGGCTTTTCTGCCCGAGATTCTGATTCTGGCGCTCCTGATGCTCCTGACCCTCCTGCTGACCAACTTCATCTCCAACAGCGCCACGGCCGCAATAATGGCGCCGATCGCCTTCGAGACCGCCCGCGCGCTCGCGATGAGCCCCGTGCCCTTTGTCATGGGCGTCGGTCTCACCGCTTCCCTCGCATTCATAACCCCCGTCGGAACCACCTCAACCGCTATGGTCTACGCCACCGGCCTTGTGCCGAAGGGCTTCTTGGCGAAGAATGGGCTACTGATTGGGGTACCGATTCTGATCGTGATTCTGGCCTTTGTCTGGCTCCTTCCTCTGCCCTGA
- a CDS encoding DUF2341 domain-containing protein, with product MMFILAVVCSVLIGPCGSALQTASGAHPAASFHWSKSSYETASASASGKSGSGSTAPPATAPAAVLPPWWNYSWAFRAPLTLDNSQNPAALSNYPVRMNLSLQSLISAGKLRGDCADLRFVDSDGSTELSYWLEPDGDIWLKVPNLPAQTSKVVWMYYGNPSAPAASNGEGVFRFFDSFDSDSLDTSKWQKVNVGSATLSGGFLTVSPVYNTVAKLIAIGAPSEDNFILRARFKVIAGSHDDERVGLGIRTQTSDGRGYNYVLHDFTNRDEMSFLNDLVAWYTRGRNWAKETWYVEEIYFDGTNVVGRFNDGAWQTQAMSGRSGYPALNIGSLDCVSVWDWALVRPYKPPEPKVSLGQEERPVKFRSFSVAPVLLDEGDTVELNATFE from the coding sequence ATGATGTTTATTTTGGCAGTGGTCTGCTCCGTATTGATCGGCCCCTGTGGTTCGGCCCTCCAGACCGCATCGGGCGCCCACCCGGCTGCTTCCTTCCACTGGTCTAAGAGCTCATATGAGACGGCCAGCGCTTCTGCCTCCGGAAAAAGTGGGTCGGGCTCAACAGCCCCACCGGCCACAGCGCCTGCAGCCGTGTTGCCCCCGTGGTGGAACTATTCATGGGCCTTCAGGGCGCCCCTGACGCTCGACAACAGCCAGAACCCAGCGGCCCTGAGCAATTACCCCGTCCGCATGAACCTGAGCCTCCAGAGCCTGATATCCGCCGGAAAGCTGAGGGGCGACTGCGCGGACCTCAGGTTCGTCGACTCCGACGGGTCGACGGAGCTTAGCTACTGGCTCGAGCCCGACGGAGACATCTGGCTGAAGGTCCCGAATCTCCCCGCCCAGACCTCGAAAGTGGTCTGGATGTACTACGGGAACCCCTCCGCCCCCGCGGCCTCGAATGGGGAGGGGGTGTTCAGGTTCTTCGACAGTTTCGACAGTGATAGTCTAGACACATCAAAGTGGCAAAAGGTCAACGTGGGCTCCGCAACCCTCTCGGGGGGCTTCCTGACCGTCTCACCGGTCTACAACACGGTCGCCAAGCTGATAGCCATCGGTGCCCCCTCCGAGGACAACTTTATTTTGAGGGCGAGGTTCAAGGTCATCGCCGGCTCGCATGACGATGAGAGGGTTGGTCTAGGAATCAGGACCCAGACCTCGGACGGGAGGGGCTACAACTATGTCCTGCATGATTTCACCAACCGCGATGAGATGAGCTTTCTGAACGATCTGGTCGCCTGGTACACACGCGGGAGGAATTGGGCGAAGGAAACCTGGTATGTCGAGGAGATATACTTCGATGGCACAAACGTGGTCGGGAGGTTCAATGACGGAGCGTGGCAGACCCAGGCCATGAGCGGCAGGTCGGGATATCCGGCCCTGAATATCGGGTCGCTGGACTGCGTCTCCGTCTGGGACTGGGCGCTCGTCCGTCCCTACAAACCCCCGGAGCCGAAGGTGAGCCTCGGGCAGGAGGAGAGGCCGGTGAAGTTCAGGAGCTTCTCGGTCGCCCCGGTGCTCCTCGACGAGGGGGACACAGTCGAGCTCAACGCCACGTTCGAGAA